The genomic interval CCTTGTACGCCGCGACCGAGGCGGCGTCGAGGCGGTCCAGGCCGCCGGCCATCCGTGCCAGCGCCGCTTCGATGAAGGCGTCGGGATCGGCCGACAGCAGCCGCTCCGGCAGGTCGAACGGTTGCGCGAGCAGGAACCAGTGGTAGCTGGCCAGGCCGCGGCGCATGTCCATCGCGTCCCATGCGTCCTGTGTGGGGACCACGGTCAGCGACGCATAGTGCGTGACCCGGTCCGGATGATCGAGCGCCAGCCGATACCCGGCGCGCGCGCCGCGGTCGTGGCCGACGACGGCGAAGCGTGCGTGCCCGAGTTGCGCCATCAACGCGGCCAGCGCCTCGCCGACGCGGCGCTTGCTCCAGCGCGGCTGGTCGCGGTGGGTGCGGCTGGCGCCATAGCCGGGCAGGTCCGGCGCGATCACCGTGAACGCCTGCGCGAGCCGCGGCGCCACCCGCCGCCACGCCAGGTGCGTCTGCGGGAAGCCGTGCAACAACAGCAACGGCGGGCCGGCACCGCCGATCACGCCGGCGAACGCGACCCCGCCGGCATCGACCTGCAGGCGGGTGAAGCCGGGAAACGCGCTGGATGCTTGAGAAGAGTGAATCGACATGACGGCCTCCTGCGCTTGCGCGCTCACTGCGCGGTGGCGGCGTCGAGGAAGCCGGCCAGGTCGCGGTCGAACCGGTCCGGTTCTTCCAGGAACGGCGCATGCCCGGACTGTGCGTAGAGCGTGCTGCGGATGCGCGGATTGATCGCCTTGGCGCGGGCGATCGCCGGCCTGGCCTGCACCAGCGCGTCGCGCTCGCCGTACAGCAGCAGCACCGGCACCTGCGCCTTGCCCAGCCCTTGTTCGGCCTGCACCGTCATCGACTGGACCGCGCGCTGCATGTCCCAGGAGGCCATCGCGGCATTGGCGAACAGGCGCTGGAAAGTGGCCTGATCCGGCTGGGTATGGAAGCACAGGCTGAGGAATGCGCGCACCGTGTCCAGGTGGGTCTTCAGGTCCGGCGAATTCAGGTCGCGGTAGACCTGCGGATGCGCCACGATCTGCTCGGGCTTCAGCTCGATCACGCCATCCACATAGACCGCGCCGGCGATGCCGCTGTCGCCGAACTTGGCCAGATAGTTGGAGATTACCGCGCCGCCCAGCGACCAGCCCACCAGCACCGGCTTGCGTGCGTGGCTGGCGGCGATGACGGCCTGCAGGTCGTCGGCCCAGCGCGTGCCGTCGGCGTAGGCATTCGCGTCGGTCGGCTTGCCGGACAGGCCGTGGCCGCGCAGGTCGTAGGTGATCATGCGGTAGCGCTGCAGTTGCGGGCTGTTGACCTGCGCGTCCCAGTTGAGGTGGCTGCCGAGCAGCCCGTGCACGAAGACGATGCTGGGACCGTCGGGGTTCCCGGCTTCCTGCACGGCCAGGGTGACGCCGTCGGCCGCGGTGACGGTGTAGCGCTTGGTTTCGGCGTGTGCGGCCAGCGGCGCCAGGCAGAGCGCCGCGACGAAGGCGAGGGCGAACAGGATGTGCTGCAAAGGTCGGATGGACATTGGGGAACTCCGTGGGTTGGGCGAGTCCCGCTAGCCTCCGCCCTCACACTGGTGTGAGGGTCAACGATCATGGGTGGTATGCTTTTTTCCATGGGCACCCCGACTTCGCAGCGCACGCTGAGCATCGGCGAACTGGCACGCGACACCGGCGCGAGCGTGCGTTCGCTCCGCCATTACGACGCGCATGGCCTGCTGACCTCGTTCCGCAGCGACAACGGCTATCGTGCGTTTCCGCAGGCGGCGGTCACCCAGGTGCGGCAGATCCAGCGCATGATCGCGACCGGGTTCAGCCTGGCCGAGATCCGCGCCTTTCCCGACTGCATGCGCATGATCGAGGGCGCCAGCGCCTGCCCCGAAACCAGCGCGGCGCAGCGCAAGCGGCTGGCCTCCATTGAGCGGCAGATCGCCGATCTGGAGCGCCGCCGCGCACGCCTGCTGAAGACGCTGGCCGAAGGCGTCGTTCCTCCGCTGGAATAGAGCTGCCACGCGGTCGGGATGCGCCTTGCGCCCTCCCTGCGGGCGCCTGCGGCCAGCAAGTGCTCGCCGAGGGCGTCAGCCGCGCCGCGCGGCCTCGATCGCGGCGATGTCGATCCTGGTCATCTGCATCATCGCCTCGAAGGCGCGCTTGGCCGCCGCCGGATCGGGATCGGCGATCGCCTCGGTCAGCGCGCGCGGGGTGATCTGCCACGACAGTCCCCACTTGTCCTTGCACCAGCCGCAGGCGCTTTCCTGGCCGCCGTTGCCGACGATCGCGTTCCACAGGCGATCGGTCTCCGCCTGGTCGTCGGTGGCCACCTGGAACGAGAACGCCTCGCTGTGCCGGAACGCCGGACCGCCGTTGAGGCCGAGGCAGGGAATGCCGAGGACGCTGAATTCGACCGTCAGCACATCGCCCTGCTTGCCCGCAGGATAGTCGCCGGGTGCGCGATGCACGGCCTTCACCGCGCTGTCGGCAAAGGTGGCGGCGTAGAACGTGGCGGCCTCCAGCGCAGTGCCGTCGAACCACAGGCAAACGGTGTTCTTGCTGATCATCTGGACTCTCCTGAGTGGACGCGGATCGTGCAATGGAGGCGTCGCCGCCGTGCGGCCTGGGAATCGCCGAGCCGTCTGCGATGCAACGCGGATCGCTGACGCGCAAGCCTGCCGCACGGCGGATTCTAAGGGCGTGGACCGCGGCTGCGCCTCGAGCGACAAGGCCTGTCGCACAACGCCCTGACGCATTCAGGCCGCGGCGATCGCGGTCGATGCGTCTGTCGGGATAGCAAGCCCTTCACCTGCAGTGTGGTGTTTTAGAGGGCGCACAACCATATGGAGCTTTGCATGGACACCACATTGATGCCCTGGGTCGCCGGACTGTTCCTCCTGTTCGTCGGCTCGGCCTTCTATCTGGTCACCCGGGCCAAGAAGAATCGCAACCGTCCGGCCAAGGACGCGGCCGCGACCAAGTCCGGCGACGATGCCTCGTTGAAGAAGTAGCGTTGCCTCCGCGGCCTGCGCGTGGCGCGCTGCCGCGCGCGTCCTGGCCGTCCTCGCCGCTACGAGAAAATATCCGCCACGTAGCGGCCATGTTCGCGTTCGATCCGATCGGCCCAGGCGTTGGCCGCCTCGGCGCTGACGCCCATGCTGTCGCGATAGATGCGCACGAAGGTGTCGCGCACCGCCGGCGCCATGTGCTCGCCGTCGCCGCAGACGAACACAGTGGCGCCTTGCTGGAACAGCGCCGACACGCGCGCGCGGTCCTGCCACATGCGGTGCTGCACATAGGCGACGCCGTCCTGCGGCGCTTGCGAGCAGGCCAGGCGCACGTCGACCACGCCCATGTCCTGCCAGCGGCGCAATTCGTCCTTGTACAGGTAGTCGACGTCGGGATGGTCGATGCCGAAGAACAACAAGGCCTCGCCGACGTCGCGGCCGCCCGCCTTCTGGATCGCCCGCTCCTGCAGGAAGCCATGGAACGGCGCGATGCCGCTGCCGGCGCAGACCAGGATGATCGGCGTGGCCGGATCTTCCGGCGGATGGAAGCTCGCCTGCGAGGGCCGCACCGCGACCGACACCAGCGCGCCTGCGTCCAGGCCGGCCAGATAGGTGGAGGCCACGCCGCGGCGTCGCCCCATTCCCGACAGCGCCGGTGCGTCGAGCACGGCCACGGTCAGCGAACACTGCGCCGGGTCGCGCAGCGGCGAGGAGGAAATGGAGTATTGCCGCGCGCGCATGGGCGGAAGCGCGCCGAGGAACGCGCCCAGCGCCAGGTCGCAGGCGGGGAAGCGCTCCAGCAGGTCGAGCAGGCTGGTTTTCTTGGCGAGCACCTCGTCGGTATAGACCGGCTCGGTGGCCAGCGCTTCCAGCGCGTCGCGATCGGGCGGGCAGCGCGTGGCGGCGGCCAGCTGCGCGACCTGCGCGCGCGTCGCCGGTTGCGCCAGTTCCACGTAGTCGGCGAGCACCTGCGCCAGCGCGACCGGATAGCCGCTGGGCGGGCCGGAGGCGGCACCGGGACGCTGGCCGATGACGACCTGCGTATCGCTGGCCAGACCGAAACGCCGCAGCACCCGCTCGACCTGCGCGGCGGGGTTGCGCGGCAGCACCGCGAGATAGTCGCCGGTGCGGTAACGCATGCCGTCGGGCAAGGCGATCTCGATGTGGCGCTTGGAGCGCGCGAACGGGGCGGACATGTCGACCAGTTCGCGATTGTCGACGATGCGTCCGTGGTCGAGTTCGGTCAGCCGCAGCGCGCCGAGCCGCGCGGAGGGGACGATGTCCACCTGCAGCGCCTGCGTGGTCTGCTCCAGCGCCGCCTTTCCCAGCGCCTGGCCCAGGTCCGGCCACAGTCCCGCGTACCAGGCATCGAAGCCGCCGAAGAAATCGCCGCCGGCGTCGGTTTCGCCGCGCGGTCTGAAGCGCGTGGCGCCCGCCGCCTCCAGCGCGGCATCGACCCGTTTCGGAATCGCCTGGTAGGTGCGCGCCCATTGCCGGTTGCCGGATCCGAACACGGCGTAGCGCAGCCCGGCCAGATCGCCGGCCGCCAGGGTTTCGATCCAGTCCACGAAGCGGCGCGCGTTGTCCGGCGGCTGGCCTTCGTAGGAGGAGGTGACCACCACCACCGCGCCGTCGCGCGGCAGGCGGCCGACATGCTCGTCCAGCGGCGCGACCACCGGCGCGTAGCCTTGCGCGGCCGCATCGCCGCCGATGCGCTGCGCGAACGCTTCGCACGAGCCGGAATTGCCGCCGTACAGCACCAGCAGCGGCGTGCCTGGCGCGGTGCCGGCCGCGGCCGTCGCCGCCGCTGGCGCCAGCGGTTTCTGCGGAGCCGTCGGCAGCGCACTGCGCGAGCGCACCGCGACATCGGCGCGGCGCCGCGCGCGGATGCGAAAGCCATCCGGCTTCAGGGTCAGGGTTTCCGCGACCTCGAGCTGGTAGTTCGGATCGACCTGGTCCAGGTCGAACCGTTGCAGGATCATCGTCAGCACCAGCTGCGCTTCCTGCATCGCGAAGCCGCGTCCGATGCAGGCGCGCGCGCCGTTGCCGAACGGTTTCCAGGCATTGGGCGGCAGCCGCTCGGCCGCGTCGGGATCGAAGCGCTCCGGGCGGAACGCTTCCGGCTCCTCCCACACTTTCGGATCCCGATGCAGGGTGGGAATCAGCACCAGCAGCGTGTCCTGCGGCGCCACCGCATAGCGGCCGGCCAGCGTGGTCGCGGTACGGGCCGCGACCGCGAACGCCGGCGCGGTCGGCCACAGCCGCAGGGTTTCCTGCAGGATCTGTTCGATGTAGCGCAGTCTGGCCAGATCCTCGACCTGCGGCGGCCGCGTGCCCAGCGCGGCGTCCACCGCCTGGCGCGCCTGCGCCATCGCCGCCGGATGGCGCAGCAGCAGATACAGCGCGAACGACAGCAGGCCGCTGGTCGTCTCGTGGCCGGCGATCAGGAAGGTCACCATCTGGTAGCGGATGTTCTCGTCCGACAGCGCTTCGCCGGTGGCCTGGTCGCGTCCGTACAGCATCAGGTTGAGCAGGTCGTCGCGCGACGCGGCGTTGGGGTCGGCCCTGCGTTCGGCGATCAAGGTGTCGGCGACGCTGCGGATCATCGCCAGGTCGGCCTCGTAGCGGCGCCGGCCGGGCGCCAGCAGGCGGTTGGCGAGGTCCGGCCGGCGCGCGCGCGCGCCGGCTTCGGCCAGGGCGCCGACCATCGCCGCGACGAAGGGATGCATCTCGTTCTGATAGAAACTGTTGAAGCGGTAGTCGAACGCGCACAACGCGATCGTGTCGAGCGTCAGCCGGGTCATGTTGTCGGCCACGTCGATCACCGCGTCCGGGCCGAACCGCTCCCAGCGCTGCAGCATCTGTTCGGCGATGTCCTCCATGCGCCCGAACATCGCGCGCACGCCGATCGGACCGAACGCGGGCATCAGCAGTCGGTGCGCCTTGGCCCAGTTGGGTTCGTCGTTGTAGGCGGTGAACAGGCCGTCGCCGCCGAGGTCGCGCAAGGTCTGCAGCGGACGGTGCAGCTTCTTCTCGAAGCGGGTTTCGTCGCAAACCTCGTCCACCAGCTCCTGTCCGCTCAGCACGGTCAGCGACAGCGGGCCGCTGTTCAGGCGAAAGATCGGGCCGTGCGTTTGGGCGAGCCGCATCAGGCTCTGCACCGGCGCATCGCCATCGAGATGGTGGAAATTGCCGAGCAGCGGCAGCGAACGCGGTTGTGGGATTGCCTGCGTCATGGGGTGCCTTCCGGGGGAGTGTGCGGTGCGGCGACCGGTGCGGGACCGGTGCCGGGCTGCGGGGAATGCAGCAGGGTGGCGAGCACGGTCTCGACCAGCCGCGTGCGCGCCGCGCCGGCCCCGATCTCCGGGGCCAGCCGTGCCAGCAGCTGCGGGAATTCCGGAGGCTGGCTCAGCATGCTGTTGAGCAGCACGAAGAACAGCGCCGGGTGCGTCGCCTTGACGATGCCGGCCTCGATCCCGGCACGGATCAGCGCATGGCCGGCCTCGTAGGAAGGACGCAGCAACCGTTCGGCGAGGATGGTGGCGCGCTC from Xanthomonas sp. DAR 34887 carries:
- a CDS encoding alpha/beta fold hydrolase, which gives rise to MSIHSSQASSAFPGFTRLQVDAGGVAFAGVIGGAGPPLLLLHGFPQTHLAWRRVAPRLAQAFTVIAPDLPGYGASRTHRDQPRWSKRRVGEALAALMAQLGHARFAVVGHDRGARAGYRLALDHPDRVTHYASLTVVPTQDAWDAMDMRRGLASYHWFLLAQPFDLPERLLSADPDAFIEAALARMAGGLDRLDAASVAAYKAAFRDPAVRHAICEDYRAAVHEDLEHDAADRAAGATLRCPVLVLWPQAQAGTASPLQLWRRWADDVSGKAISGGHLQPEQSSQEVLTELLAFLSRR
- a CDS encoding alpha/beta fold hydrolase; the protein is MSIRPLQHILFALAFVAALCLAPLAAHAETKRYTVTAADGVTLAVQEAGNPDGPSIVFVHGLLGSHLNWDAQVNSPQLQRYRMITYDLRGHGLSGKPTDANAYADGTRWADDLQAVIAASHARKPVLVGWSLGGAVISNYLAKFGDSGIAGAVYVDGVIELKPEQIVAHPQVYRDLNSPDLKTHLDTVRAFLSLCFHTQPDQATFQRLFANAAMASWDMQRAVQSMTVQAEQGLGKAQVPVLLLYGERDALVQARPAIARAKAINPRIRSTLYAQSGHAPFLEEPDRFDRDLAGFLDAATAQ
- a CDS encoding MerR family transcriptional regulator, which codes for MGTPTSQRTLSIGELARDTGASVRSLRHYDAHGLLTSFRSDNGYRAFPQAAVTQVRQIQRMIATGFSLAEIRAFPDCMRMIEGASACPETSAAQRKRLASIERQIADLERRRARLLKTLAEGVVPPLE
- a CDS encoding VOC family protein, encoding MISKNTVCLWFDGTALEAATFYAATFADSAVKAVHRAPGDYPAGKQGDVLTVEFSVLGIPCLGLNGGPAFRHSEAFSFQVATDDQAETDRLWNAIVGNGGQESACGWCKDKWGLSWQITPRALTEAIADPDPAAAKRAFEAMMQMTRIDIAAIEAARRG
- a CDS encoding bifunctional cytochrome P450/NADPH--P450 reductase; protein product: MTQAIPQPRSLPLLGNFHHLDGDAPVQSLMRLAQTHGPIFRLNSGPLSLTVLSGQELVDEVCDETRFEKKLHRPLQTLRDLGGDGLFTAYNDEPNWAKAHRLLMPAFGPIGVRAMFGRMEDIAEQMLQRWERFGPDAVIDVADNMTRLTLDTIALCAFDYRFNSFYQNEMHPFVAAMVGALAEAGARARRPDLANRLLAPGRRRYEADLAMIRSVADTLIAERRADPNAASRDDLLNLMLYGRDQATGEALSDENIRYQMVTFLIAGHETTSGLLSFALYLLLRHPAAMAQARQAVDAALGTRPPQVEDLARLRYIEQILQETLRLWPTAPAFAVAARTATTLAGRYAVAPQDTLLVLIPTLHRDPKVWEEPEAFRPERFDPDAAERLPPNAWKPFGNGARACIGRGFAMQEAQLVLTMILQRFDLDQVDPNYQLEVAETLTLKPDGFRIRARRRADVAVRSRSALPTAPQKPLAPAAATAAAGTAPGTPLLVLYGGNSGSCEAFAQRIGGDAAAQGYAPVVAPLDEHVGRLPRDGAVVVVTSSYEGQPPDNARRFVDWIETLAAGDLAGLRYAVFGSGNRQWARTYQAIPKRVDAALEAAGATRFRPRGETDAGGDFFGGFDAWYAGLWPDLGQALGKAALEQTTQALQVDIVPSARLGALRLTELDHGRIVDNRELVDMSAPFARSKRHIEIALPDGMRYRTGDYLAVLPRNPAAQVERVLRRFGLASDTQVVIGQRPGAASGPPSGYPVALAQVLADYVELAQPATRAQVAQLAAATRCPPDRDALEALATEPVYTDEVLAKKTSLLDLLERFPACDLALGAFLGALPPMRARQYSISSSPLRDPAQCSLTVAVLDAPALSGMGRRRGVASTYLAGLDAGALVSVAVRPSQASFHPPEDPATPIILVCAGSGIAPFHGFLQERAIQKAGGRDVGEALLFFGIDHPDVDYLYKDELRRWQDMGVVDVRLACSQAPQDGVAYVQHRMWQDRARVSALFQQGATVFVCGDGEHMAPAVRDTFVRIYRDSMGVSAEAANAWADRIEREHGRYVADIFS